From one Brachypodium distachyon strain Bd21 chromosome 4, Brachypodium_distachyon_v3.0, whole genome shotgun sequence genomic stretch:
- the LOC112272418 gene encoding putative F-box/LRR-repeat protein At5g02700 translates to MEVQAPAAGSPARSTRKRKAEEPPTHPGVVVVVVGAGEEDGVDRVSNLSDDNLRKVISFLPMKDGACTTMLASRWRHLWCSAPLNINCRDLRAGAVAQILDSRLDPVRSITIFPESLIDPTPTLDDLLQSTALDKLEELDLWYHVQLAPPKTPPSSAFRFSPTLRVLTIRACCLPDGSIQGLHFPVLKQLELKMVTLSGDSLRYMVASCCPALKWLLLDSCSGFASILINSLSLVSIRVCTFRYDGMFMFEELIIESAPSLRRLLMHGRGMGKRVSVISAPKLEAMRCIVDKEQQPATKISFSSMVIQGLQVDNLMLAVRTVRILSLEMDPLSLDIVLNWLRCFPCLEKLYIQATGSGGTNLWRRKYKNLTRCLDIPLKTIAMETYRGIKSHVSFVTFFVLNVTGLESITLSIRAVDNTEEFLTEQRIKLELDNNDARLHFTTHSCVRTTWDILSARDLDLADPLAVI, encoded by the exons ATGGAGGTGCAGGCGCCGGCAGCTGGATCTCCTGCTCGTAgcacgaggaagaggaaagcAGAGGAGCCGCCGACCCATcccggcgtcgtcgtcgtcgtcgtcggagcgGGTGAAGAAGACGGCGTGGACCGCGTCAGCAACCTCTCCGacgacaacctccgcaaggtTATCTCCTTCCTCCCAATGAAAGATGGCGCCTGCACCACGATGCTCGCTTCCCGGTGGCGCCATCTCTGGTGTTCGGCGCCGCTTAACATCAATTGCCGCGATCTCCGTGCCGGCGCGGTAGCTCAAATTCTTGATTCCCGCCTTGACCCGGTCCGCAGCATCACTATCTTCCCTGAAAGCCTCATAGACCCTACCCCCACCCTCGATGACTTGCTCCAGTCCACCGCTCTGGATAAGTTAGAGGAGCTAGACTTATGGTATCATGTACAACTAGCACCGCCGAAGACGCCGCCTTCGTCGGCCTTCCGATTCTCGCCGACTCTCAGAGTTCTCACCATCAGAGCTTGCTGCCTCCCTGACGGCAGCATCCAGGGGCTTCACTTCCCAGTACTTAAGCAGCTGGAGCTTAAAATGGTCACATTGTCTGGTGATTCACTTCGCTATATGGTTGCCAGCTGCTGCCCCGCTCTGAAGTGGTTGCTGCTTGACTCATGCTCTGGGTTTGCAAGCATCCTCATAAACTCCCTTAGCCTTGTAAGCATCCGGGTCTGCACTTTTCGTTATGATGGCATGTTCATGTTTGAGGAACTCATCATCGAGAGTGCTCCGAGTCTCAGAAGGTTGCTCATGCATGGTCGTGGCATGGGCAAGCGTGTGTCGGTTATATCTGCACCTAAGCTAGAGGCCATGCGCTGCATTGTGGATAAGGAACAACAACCGGCCACCAAAATATCATTTAGCTCTATGGTTATTCAG GGGTTGCAGGTTGATAACCTAATGTTGGCCGTGCGCACTGTCCGCATTTTATCCCTCGAGATGGACCCTCTTAGTTTGGATATAGTTCTTAACTGGTTGAGGTGTTTTCCATGCTTGGAGAAGCTGTACATTCAG GCAACTGGCTCGGGGGGAACCAATTTGTGGCGTCGTAAATACAAGAATCTTACCAGATGTCTCGACATCCCTCTGAAGACAATAGCGATGGAAACGTATCGGGGCATCAAGTCACATGTTAGCTTTGTCACAttctttgtattgaatgtGACAGGGCTAGAGTCCATCACACTTAGCATCAGAGCCGTTGATAACACGGAGGAGTTCTTGACAGAACAACGCATCAAGCTTGAGCTAGATAACAACGATGCCCGGCTTCATTTTACGACTCATAGTTGTGTCCGCACAACTTGGGATATCCTGTCTGCCCGTGATTTGGATTTAGCTGATCCACTTGCGGTTATATAG
- the LOC100846049 gene encoding putative F-box/LRR-repeat protein At5g02930, with translation MAMEIGSCRLIPKRRRLAPASRSAGVRRYVGVDRLSDLPDGILGDIVSLLPIDDGVRTQILASRWRHIWRSSAPLNIDCGALVARSRGHGDADELRGLVSRILSSHRGTVRRFRVPAHFVDQAATIDAWLQSAALDNLQELDLWYSHDYLHLPLPRCGVSRFSTTLRVATIKQCNLPDSTVQGLQFPLLKQLELRHVLVSECSLNRMIASCPALVCLTIKRCFGFRCVRINSSLESICVVVGRPRPSELHFGELKFGELIIDIAPCLKRLLHLDSLLFRISVISAPKLETLVCRSSGNFDSTVLIQGLHIDSLTTVVRTVQVLAIDMHPLNLDILINLMRCFPCLERLYIKPCGSEKKCVAS, from the exons ATGGCCATGGAAATTGGGTCGTGCAGACTTATCCccaagaggaggaggctggCGCCAGCCTCACGCTCAGCCGGAGTGCGTAGATACGTCGGCGTCGACCGCCTCAGCGACCTCCCGGACGGCATCCTCGGCGAcatcgtctccctcctccccatcgACGACGGCGTCCGCACCCAGATCCTGGCTTCCCGGTGGCGCCACATCTGGCGCTCCTCCGCCCCTCTCAACATCGATTGCGGCGCCTTGGTCGCCCGTAGCCGTGGCCATGGGGATGCAGATGAACTCCGTGGTCTCGTGTCTCGCATCCTTTCCTCCCACCGAGGCACAGTCCGCCGCTTCCGCGTCCCCGCCCACTTCGTCGACCAAGCTGCTACCATTGACGCCTGGCTCCAATCTGCTGCGCTCGACAATCTCCAGGAGCTCGATTTATGGTACAGCCACGACTATCTTCATCTTCCGCTGCCACGATGCGGGGTCTCTCGCTTCTCCACCACCCTCCGTGTTGCCACTATCAAGCAATGCAACCTCCCTGACAGCACCGTCCAGGGCCTTCAATTCCCACTGCTTAAACAGCTCGAACTCCGACATGTCCTCGTCTCCGAGTGTTCGCTGAACCGCATGATTGCTTCGTGTCCAGCTCTCGTATGCTTGACGATTAAAAGGTGCTTCGGCTTTCGTTGTGTCCGGATCAACTCCAGTCTTGAAAGCATATGTGTGGTTGTTGGACGTCCTCGGCCAAGTGAGCTCCACTTTGGGGAACTCAAGTTTGGGGAGCTCATCATCGATATTGCTCCTTGTCTGAAAAGATTGCTCCATCTTGATAGTCTTCTCTTTCGCATATCAGTAATCTCTGCGCCTAAACTGGAGACCCTGGTTTGCCGTTCATCTGGGAATTTTGACTCCACCGTTCTTATTCAG GGATTGCACATTGATAGCCTAACAACGGTGGTGCGCACTGTCCAAGTTTTAGCTATAGATATGCACCCTCTTAACCTGGACATACTTATTAACTTGATGAGATGCTTTCCATGCTTGGAGAGGTTGTACATTAAG CCATGTGGtagtgaaaaaaaatgtgtggcGTCGTAA
- the LOC100845744 gene encoding putative F-box/LRR-repeat protein At3g18150: MAMEMGPCGPIPKRSRPASVSPSTGVGELVGVDRISDLPDVILGEIVSLLPLDEGARTQILASRWRRIWRCYAPLNLDFCAPLVARTRRRRRRRGRGLRDDELAGLISRILSSHQGTGRRFCVHSSFRFSNQAATVEAWLQSAALDNLQELNLWHTNERLPDYLPLPRSAVFRFSTTLRVATIAHCKLPDSTVQGLQFAHLKQLGLKQVLISEHSMHHIIAACPALECLMIERIFGFCCVRINSLSLRSIGVGTGISRTNELQVVELVVDNAPCLKRLLHLQMDACLDMHIAVISAPKLETFRCCLSQWASTRFGVGSAPIQRDGTLMA, encoded by the exons ATGGCCATGGAAATGGGGCCGTGCGGACCTATTCCCAAGCGGAGCAGGCCGGCGTCAGTATCGCCCTCAACAGGAGTGGGTGAACTCGTCGGCGTCGACCGCATCAGCGACCTCCCCGACGTCATCCTCGGCGAaatcgtctccctcctccccctgGACGAAGGCGCCCGCACCCAGATCCTGGCGTCCCGGTGGCGCCGTATCTGGCGCTGCTACGCCCCTCTCAACCTCGATTTCTGCGCCCCCTTGGTCGCCCgcacccgccgccgtcgccgtcgccgcggccgTGGCCTTCGAGATGACGAACTCGCCGGCCTCATATCGCGCATCCTTTCTTCTCACCAAGGCACCGGCCGCCGCTTCTGCGTCCACTCGTCGTTCCGCTTCAGCAACCAAGCCGCTACCGTCGAAGCCTGGCTCCAATCTGCCGCCCTCGACAATCTCCAGGAGCTCAATCTATGGCACACCAACGAGCGTCTTCCCGACTATCTCCCACTGCCACGGTCAGCCGTTTTCCGGTTCTCCACGACCCTCCGTGTCGCCACCATCGCGCATTGCAAGCTTCCTGACAGCACCGTCcaaggccttcagttcgcaCATCTTAAACAGCTCGGACTCAAACAGGTCCTCATCTCGGAGCATTCGATGCACCACATCATTGCTGCGTGTCCAGCTCTCGAGTGCCTGATGATTGAAAGGATCTTTGGCTTTTGCTGTGTCCGGATCAACTCGCTTAGCCTTAGAAGCATCGGCGTGGGCACCGGAATTTCTCGTACAAACGAGCTCCAGGTTGTGGAACTTGTCGTTGATAATGCACCTTGCCTTAAAAGATTGCTCCATCTTCAAATGGATGCTTGCCTTGACATGCATATAGCAGTAATCTCCGCGCCTAAACTGGAGACCTTTCGCTGCTGCTTGTCTCAATGGGCCTCCACTAGATTCGGAGTTGGCTCCGCGCCTATTCAG AGGGATGGCACGTTGATGGCCTAG